The following are from one region of the Betaproteobacteria bacterium genome:
- a CDS encoding Lrp/AsnC family transcriptional regulator — protein MPKDEPDTTDWKILGLLQNDARLSNVDLAHAVGLSPSPCLARVRALEEAGYIHRHVSLLDPIKVGLKVSVFIQVTLEKQIEASLEKFESAIRDRPEVMECYLMTGDADYLLRVVVPDLQALERFILAFLSKVPGVGNIKSSFALKQVKYQTALPLPSVKPPGERSTRRKRWARA, from the coding sequence ATGCCGAAAGACGAGCCCGATACGACAGACTGGAAAATCCTTGGGTTGCTGCAAAACGACGCCCGGTTGTCCAACGTGGACTTGGCGCATGCCGTGGGCCTCTCGCCATCGCCTTGTCTCGCGCGCGTGCGAGCGCTTGAAGAGGCGGGATATATTCACCGGCACGTTTCGCTGCTGGACCCCATCAAGGTCGGATTGAAGGTGAGCGTGTTCATTCAAGTGACCTTGGAGAAGCAGATCGAGGCAAGTCTGGAGAAGTTCGAATCCGCCATCCGCGACCGGCCCGAGGTGATGGAGTGCTATCTGATGACGGGCGATGCGGATTATTTGCTGCGCGTCGTGGTGCCAGATTTGCAGGCCTTGGAGCGCTTCATCCTCGCCTTTCTATCGAAGGTGCCTGGCGTGGGAAATATCAAGTCGAGTTTCGCGCTGAAGCAGGTGAAGTATCAAACCGCATTGCCCTTGCCGTCCGTCAAGCCACCGGGCGAGCGTTCAACGCGTCGTAAACGCTGGGCGCGGGCCTAG